One part of the Bacteroidota bacterium genome encodes these proteins:
- the lpxA gene encoding acyl-ACP--UDP-N-acetylglucosamine O-acyltransferase — protein MPEIHKTAVVDPKARIGEGVVIGPFAFIEADVEIGENSKIGPHACLYNGARIGSNVTIYQGASISHAPQDLKYAGEESHTVVGSGTTIHEFVTLHRGTVETRLTSIGENCLLMAYSHVAHDCRIGNNVILANTVQVGGHATIEDYTIIGGCTPVHQFCKIGKHCMIGGGFRVVQDVPPYILAGHEPLKYEGLNLIGLRRRGFTNDEIMRIKKIYELIYQSHLNLTQAKEQINQKFADDKFAAEILDFISRSTRGLIR, from the coding sequence ATGCCTGAGATACATAAAACCGCAGTCGTCGATCCGAAAGCCAGAATAGGCGAGGGTGTCGTAATCGGTCCTTTCGCATTTATTGAAGCAGATGTCGAGATTGGTGAAAATTCAAAAATCGGTCCCCATGCATGTCTCTACAATGGAGCGAGAATCGGTTCGAATGTCACCATTTATCAGGGTGCATCAATTTCACATGCCCCACAGGATTTGAAGTATGCCGGCGAAGAGTCGCATACCGTAGTAGGAAGTGGTACCACAATACATGAATTTGTTACGCTTCACCGGGGTACAGTAGAGACACGCCTGACCTCAATCGGTGAAAACTGTTTGCTGATGGCTTACTCTCATGTTGCTCACGATTGCAGAATCGGCAATAATGTTATTCTTGCAAACACTGTTCAGGTCGGCGGTCACGCAACCATTGAGGATTATACAATTATTGGCGGTTGCACACCCGTTCATCAATTCTGCAAAATTGGTAAACATTGTATGATCGGAGGCGGATTCAGAGTTGTGCAGGATGTTCCGCCATATATTCTTGCCGGACATGAGCCCCTCAAATACGAAGGACTCAATCTGATCGGACTCAGAAGACGCGGCTTTACGAATGACGAAATAATGAGAATAAAAAAGATTTATGAACTGATTTATCAGTCGCATCTGAATCTTACTCAGGCGAAGGAACAGATAAACCAGAAGTTTGCGGACGACAAATTTGCTGCAGAAATTCTTGATTTTATCTCCCGCAGCACAAGGGGATTGATCAGATAA
- a CDS encoding bifunctional UDP-3-O-[3-hydroxymyristoyl] N-acetylglucosamine deacetylase/3-hydroxyacyl-ACP dehydratase, with protein MLIKQRTIAKEVSMSGIGIHTGHECKMTFKPAPENYGVRFIRTDLGGNPEIPAVVDYVVDISRGTTIGIGEAKVHTVEHVMAAVYGLQIDNLKIELDGIEPPIGDGSSLPYVEKLVAAGFVEQEAPKDYLIIDQTVTYHEEDRGVDIVALPLDNYRITVMVDYQNPALGSQHSGLFDLEKEFVSEFAPSRTFCFLSEVEMLANQGLIKGGDLENAVVIVDKDLEVDELDKLGEKLGIEEKFVLGETGILNNKSFRFKNEPVRHKLLDLIGDLALIGVPIKAQILAARPGHKANVEFAKMIRKMYQQKKLVKKYQHASKQGIVFDINAITKILPHRYPFLLVDRIISMEMEKKITGLKCVSINEPFFNGHFPGNPIMPGVLLIEAMAQTGGLLLLNSIGNPEEKNAYFMQINNAKFRRTVIPGDVLRIEVEMKEMRRKFVIMRGEIFVEGALVAEADFTAAIVDRVSHA; from the coding sequence ATGTTAATAAAACAACGCACAATAGCAAAAGAAGTTTCGATGAGCGGTATCGGGATACATACCGGACATGAATGCAAAATGACATTTAAACCTGCTCCGGAGAATTACGGGGTAAGATTTATAAGAACCGATTTGGGAGGAAATCCTGAAATACCTGCTGTGGTGGATTATGTTGTGGATATCTCCCGGGGAACTACCATCGGAATCGGAGAGGCAAAAGTCCACACCGTTGAGCATGTGATGGCTGCCGTTTACGGTCTGCAAATTGATAATCTCAAGATAGAGCTCGACGGTATCGAACCTCCAATCGGGGACGGAAGTTCTCTTCCCTATGTCGAAAAACTTGTGGCAGCTGGATTTGTAGAGCAGGAAGCCCCAAAAGATTACCTTATAATCGATCAGACGGTTACCTACCACGAAGAAGACAGAGGAGTGGATATTGTGGCACTCCCTCTCGATAATTATCGCATCACGGTGATGGTCGACTATCAGAATCCTGCACTCGGGAGTCAGCACTCCGGACTTTTTGACCTGGAGAAGGAATTCGTGAGTGAGTTCGCCCCTTCCCGTACTTTCTGCTTTTTGAGTGAAGTTGAAATGCTTGCTAATCAGGGTTTGATTAAGGGAGGCGACCTCGAGAATGCTGTTGTGATTGTGGACAAGGATCTGGAAGTGGATGAACTCGATAAACTTGGTGAGAAGCTGGGAATCGAGGAAAAGTTCGTTTTGGGTGAAACCGGAATACTTAACAATAAGTCATTCAGATTCAAAAATGAACCGGTAAGGCATAAACTGCTCGACCTTATTGGTGATCTCGCGCTTATAGGCGTTCCGATAAAGGCTCAGATTCTTGCTGCGAGACCCGGTCACAAAGCGAATGTGGAATTCGCTAAAATGATCCGGAAAATGTATCAGCAGAAAAAACTTGTGAAGAAATATCAACATGCCAGTAAACAGGGCATTGTTTTTGATATAAACGCTATCACAAAGATACTTCCGCACAGATATCCCTTCCTTCTTGTGGACAGAATTATCAGCATGGAAATGGAGAAGAAGATCACAGGATTGAAATGCGTTTCCATAAACGAACCTTTTTTTAACGGCCACTTCCCGGGGAATCCAATAATGCCGGGAGTGTTGTTGATTGAGGCGATGGCACAAACCGGCGGGTTGTTGCTGCTGAATTCGATCGGAAATCCTGAAGAAAAGAACGCCTATTTTATGCAAATAAACAATGCCAAATTCAGGAGAACAGTAATCCCCGGAGATGTTCTTCGGATTGAAGTAGAGATGAAAGAAATGAGAAGAAAATTTGTAATAATGCGCGGTGAGATTTTTGTCGAAGGTGCCCTTGTAGCCGAAGCTGATTTTACGGCAGCAATAGTTGACAGGGTGAGCCATGCCTGA
- the rsmI gene encoding 16S rRNA (cytidine(1402)-2'-O)-methyltransferase, whose protein sequence is MPGTLFVTATPIGNFEDITLRAIKVLQSVDFIICEDLKDARRLLSKLEIRKELVTLNEHDEAENTPLIVERLINGESAALISDCGTPMFADPGHHLLDNLLAFGVEAVPVPGASSLTTALSVSALHAEKFYYYGWLPVKKDLRVKELKRLTRLNELIVFLETPYRLKNIAREIVDNFGRGAETVLAFDLTQPSERIIRGSAGKLLEEVTKKNLKGEFVLMVDNRKK, encoded by the coding sequence ATGCCCGGTACTTTATTCGTTACCGCAACCCCCATTGGTAATTTCGAAGATATTACCCTCCGTGCGATAAAAGTGCTTCAATCGGTTGATTTTATTATCTGTGAAGATCTGAAAGATGCCCGTCGACTTTTAAGCAAGTTGGAGATCAGGAAGGAACTCGTGACTCTTAATGAACACGACGAGGCGGAGAATACTCCTCTGATCGTGGAAAGACTGATAAATGGCGAAAGTGCGGCTTTGATCTCCGATTGTGGAACGCCTATGTTTGCCGACCCGGGGCACCATCTGCTCGATAATCTTCTCGCATTTGGTGTTGAGGCAGTTCCTGTACCCGGTGCCTCATCTCTTACCACAGCTCTCAGTGTGTCAGCACTTCACGCAGAAAAGTTTTATTATTACGGCTGGTTGCCTGTAAAAAAAGATCTCAGGGTGAAAGAATTAAAAAGATTGACGAGGTTAAACGAGTTGATTGTCTTTCTCGAGACACCTTACAGATTAAAGAATATTGCGAGAGAGATTGTGGACAATTTTGGAAGAGGTGCAGAAACCGTACTGGCATTCGATCTGACACAACCTTCAGAAAGGATTATCAGAGGGAGTGCGGGGAAACTGCTCGAGGAAGTGACGAAAAAAAACCTCAAAGGGGAGTTCGTTTTGATGGTGGATAACCGTAAAAAATGA
- a CDS encoding response regulator encodes MTGGSSDSEIRSLITALPLMVIATDSEGIFVEWNYECERVTGYNSSEMIGNPDPSKILFPDLEYLKLLQTFWQENSGNYQNQVWKIHCKNGCQKAISWSNISKKYPVVGWSSWAIGIDISELKEFSEKLEKSEDKIKDVAKISETLLTEPDFETGIQKAFEILEKSAGADRIYIFENETDPETGEVFMSQSYEWARGGISIQIDNPLLQKLPYNNSFPRWKEKMSVKESINGLIKDFPATERAYLAPRGILSILAVPICFNDQWWGFIGFDNCTEERVYSAAEESMLKTAAVAIGGAIQRETTTRQLLAAKTKAEEMNRLKSNFLANMSHELRTPLIGVLGFAEILKEEIQDQYHKKLAENIFSAGQRLSDSLSLILDLSRIEADKLTLNLELVDITEVISESISYLESDAGNKGLYIKTTFPETVPLLKSDRRMLLTIVDNLLSNAIKFTKTGGVHFIITIEKGINLRKMNLMIRDTGIGISPEFQQLVFDEFRQVSEGLTRSFEGVGLGLTIVKKFTEKLGGQVEMNSQPGAGTTFTISFPVSLDAGISPEPDASEVHFSLPPWISGEKKRILLINQDIMSQTLVRVFTKSFAEILIAYDTTQAVEFASTKKIDIVLLEIDSVNTSSGLKVIKHLREQKEYKNVPFIAFSSHAVSAPGNTLLEAGFNGYIPKPVVKADFLRILKKFL; translated from the coding sequence ATGACCGGTGGAAGCAGTGATTCCGAAATCCGGTCGCTGATTACAGCCCTTCCGCTGATGGTAATAGCTACCGACAGTGAAGGAATCTTTGTCGAATGGAATTATGAATGCGAAAGGGTGACAGGCTACAACTCCTCCGAAATGATCGGTAATCCCGATCCTAGCAAAATCCTCTTCCCTGATCTCGAATACTTGAAACTGCTGCAAACCTTCTGGCAGGAAAATTCGGGAAACTACCAGAACCAGGTCTGGAAAATACACTGTAAGAACGGTTGTCAAAAAGCCATAAGCTGGTCAAATATTTCGAAGAAATACCCCGTTGTAGGATGGTCCTCCTGGGCGATTGGAATAGATATTTCAGAATTGAAGGAATTCTCTGAGAAACTTGAAAAAAGTGAAGATAAAATAAAGGATGTTGCCAAGATTTCCGAAACGCTTCTTACCGAACCTGATTTTGAGACGGGAATTCAAAAAGCTTTCGAGATTCTGGAGAAATCAGCGGGTGCCGACAGAATATATATTTTTGAAAATGAAACCGACCCCGAAACGGGGGAAGTTTTCATGAGTCAGAGCTATGAATGGGCGCGGGGCGGTATCAGCATTCAGATTGACAACCCCTTGTTACAGAAACTGCCCTACAATAATTCCTTCCCCCGCTGGAAGGAAAAGATGTCCGTAAAAGAAAGCATCAACGGACTGATTAAAGACTTCCCCGCAACGGAAAGGGCATATCTGGCTCCCCGTGGAATTCTCTCAATTCTGGCTGTACCGATTTGTTTCAATGACCAGTGGTGGGGTTTCATCGGTTTCGATAACTGTACGGAAGAAAGAGTTTACTCGGCTGCAGAAGAGTCGATGCTTAAAACTGCCGCAGTAGCCATCGGTGGTGCAATTCAAAGAGAAACCACCACGAGACAACTGCTGGCAGCAAAAACCAAAGCCGAGGAGATGAACAGGCTCAAATCCAACTTCCTCGCCAATATGTCGCATGAACTTCGAACTCCCCTCATCGGTGTTCTGGGTTTTGCCGAAATTCTGAAGGAGGAAATTCAGGATCAGTACCATAAAAAACTGGCTGAAAACATCTTTTCCGCCGGGCAGCGCCTTAGTGACTCACTCAGCCTTATCCTCGATCTCTCAAGAATTGAAGCTGATAAACTTACACTCAACCTGGAGCTGGTGGACATTACCGAAGTAATCTCTGAAAGTATCTCCTACCTCGAATCTGATGCCGGCAACAAAGGACTCTACATTAAAACCACTTTCCCTGAGACGGTTCCACTTCTAAAATCTGATAGAAGAATGTTGCTTACCATTGTGGACAACCTGCTCAGTAATGCAATAAAGTTTACAAAGACAGGTGGTGTTCATTTTATCATCACAATCGAAAAAGGAATAAATCTCAGGAAAATGAACCTGATGATCCGTGACACCGGCATCGGAATTTCTCCCGAATTTCAGCAGCTAGTCTTTGATGAATTCAGACAGGTATCGGAGGGTCTCACCCGCTCCTTCGAGGGTGTGGGACTCGGTTTGACTATTGTCAAAAAATTCACAGAAAAGCTCGGTGGACAGGTAGAGATGAACAGTCAACCCGGTGCAGGAACCACTTTTACCATTTCATTTCCTGTGAGTCTCGACGCAGGTATTTCTCCTGAACCGGATGCCTCCGAGGTCCATTTTTCACTTCCACCCTGGATATCAGGTGAAAAAAAGCGGATCTTACTTATCAATCAGGACATCATGTCGCAGACCCTTGTCAGAGTGTTCACAAAGAGTTTTGCCGAGATTCTGATCGCTTACGATACCACTCAGGCGGTTGAATTCGCATCCACTAAAAAAATTGATATTGTACTCCTGGAGATTGACTCCGTGAATACATCCTCAGGTTTAAAGGTCATTAAACATTTGAGAGAGCAAAAGGAATATAAAAATGTTCCGTTCATAGCTTTCAGTTCGCATGCTGTCTCAGCCCCCGGAAACACCCTGCTTGAAGCCGGTTTCAATGGCTATATTCCTAAACCTGTCGTCAAAGCTGACTTCCTCAGAATCCTGAAAAAATTCCTTTAG
- a CDS encoding ammonium transporter — protein MKKFGLLAFAILIVLSVLSLFLKGSSIPGDTSAISAGDTAWLLTATGLVLLMTPGLSFFYGGMVQSKNVISTMFQSFIAMGIISILWVVVGFSLAFGESVHGIIGNPFTFLFFKNVGVTPNPAFAPTIPFLLFAMFQLKFAIITPALITGSFAERVSFKAYLLFMVLFSLFIYAPLAHMTWHPDGILRQMGVLDFAGGTVVHMSAGYAALAGALILGRRKIHIENQKHEPANIPYVLLGTGLIWFGWFGFNAGSSLAASGQAVLAFSTTNTASAAAALAWIFFDAMMGRKPSALGACIGAVVGLVAITPAAGFVTVGESLFIGTIASVISNIAVSLKSKTTLDDTLDVFPCHGIGGITGMIATGIFAQQSGLIYGTTTTFLNHLIALVIVSVFAFVGSALLYYLTNLITPLRVNKEMEEEGLDISQHGESINQFAD, from the coding sequence ATGAAAAAATTCGGTTTACTCGCTTTTGCAATTCTTATTGTACTCTCTGTCTTAAGTCTTTTTCTGAAAGGCAGTTCCATACCCGGTGATACCTCTGCAATAAGTGCCGGTGATACTGCCTGGCTTCTCACAGCAACAGGTCTGGTACTTTTGATGACACCGGGTCTGTCGTTCTTCTACGGCGGTATGGTGCAAAGCAAGAATGTAATCTCCACAATGTTCCAGAGTTTTATTGCAATGGGAATAATCTCAATTTTATGGGTTGTTGTCGGTTTCAGTCTTGCTTTCGGAGAGAGTGTACACGGGATAATTGGCAATCCCTTTACTTTTCTTTTCTTCAAAAATGTGGGTGTAACACCAAATCCGGCATTCGCTCCCACAATTCCGTTTCTTCTTTTTGCGATGTTTCAGTTGAAGTTTGCAATTATTACACCGGCACTAATTACCGGATCGTTCGCCGAAAGGGTAAGTTTCAAAGCATACCTCCTCTTTATGGTACTTTTTTCACTTTTCATTTATGCTCCTTTGGCACACATGACCTGGCACCCTGACGGAATATTAAGACAGATGGGGGTACTCGATTTTGCGGGCGGTACAGTAGTGCATATGTCGGCTGGATATGCTGCACTTGCGGGAGCTTTGATTCTTGGAAGAAGAAAAATTCACATTGAAAACCAAAAACATGAACCGGCAAATATCCCCTATGTCCTTCTCGGAACCGGTTTAATCTGGTTTGGCTGGTTTGGATTCAATGCGGGTTCCTCACTGGCAGCTTCGGGACAGGCTGTCCTCGCTTTCTCAACCACTAATACCGCATCGGCGGCTGCAGCACTCGCATGGATATTTTTTGATGCCATGATGGGAAGAAAACCCTCTGCCCTCGGTGCGTGCATAGGAGCTGTGGTGGGACTGGTGGCAATAACCCCCGCTGCGGGATTTGTGACCGTTGGTGAGAGTCTTTTCATCGGAACAATTGCAAGTGTGATCAGCAACATCGCTGTGTCTTTGAAGTCCAAAACAACTTTGGACGATACCCTCGATGTTTTTCCCTGTCACGGGATCGGAGGGATTACCGGAATGATTGCCACAGGAATATTCGCGCAACAGTCAGGACTGATTTACGGAACCACCACTACATTTCTGAATCATCTTATCGCACTGGTGATTGTGTCCGTATTTGCTTTTGTCGGTTCTGCCCTGCTTTACTATCTCACCAATCTTATAACGCCCCTCCGTGTAAACAAGGAGATGGAGGAAGAAGGACTGGATATCTCGCAGCATGGCGAGAGTATCAATCAGTTTGCTGACTAA